The proteins below are encoded in one region of Natronococcus sp. CG52:
- a CDS encoding carbohydrate ABC transporter permease, translating to MLNTLVTRFEMRLDDEMTVRRAAFVYAMLLLYYGFLLIPLFWLLRSSIVTDEMLRAREINLLPLAHVTIENYATVLASGTFRMYFVNSMMIAVATTVLTLGVGIPAAYSVSRFDYPGRDYVVLGLISSQMLPLVLVLIPFFTVMFRMGLVDTRVGLVFAHAVGVLPFVVWLLKGYFDAIPEALDEAAKMDGCGHLEIMYRIIVPLSLPGIAVAGFYAFVGSWNDYLFVSILSQSTGTRTLPLGLQLFQTAQQVDWGAVTAAAVVTAVPVVLLFALVRKWLVEGLSNTGGKGV from the coding sequence ATGTTGAACACGCTCGTCACCCGATTCGAGATGCGCCTTGACGACGAGATGACCGTCCGGCGCGCGGCGTTCGTCTACGCGATGCTCCTGCTGTACTACGGGTTCCTGTTGATCCCGCTGTTCTGGCTCCTCAGGTCTTCGATCGTCACCGACGAGATGCTGCGCGCGCGGGAAATCAACCTCCTCCCGCTCGCACACGTGACGATCGAAAACTACGCGACGGTGCTGGCCAGCGGGACGTTCCGGATGTACTTCGTCAACTCCATGATGATCGCGGTTGCCACGACGGTGTTGACGCTCGGCGTCGGCATCCCGGCGGCGTACTCGGTGAGCCGATTCGACTATCCGGGCCGCGACTACGTCGTACTGGGACTCATCTCGAGCCAGATGCTGCCGCTGGTGCTGGTGTTGATCCCGTTCTTTACGGTCATGTTCCGTATGGGACTGGTCGATACCAGAGTCGGACTCGTCTTCGCCCACGCCGTCGGCGTGCTGCCGTTCGTCGTCTGGCTGTTGAAGGGGTACTTCGACGCGATCCCCGAAGCGCTGGACGAGGCCGCAAAGATGGACGGCTGCGGGCATCTCGAAATCATGTACCGGATCATCGTTCCGCTATCGCTGCCGGGGATCGCCGTCGCGGGCTTCTACGCCTTCGTCGGTTCGTGGAACGACTATCTGTTCGTATCGATCCTCTCACAATCGACGGGGACGCGAACCTTGCCGCTCGGACTGCAGCTCTTCCAGACGGCACAGCAGGTTGACTGGGGCGCGGTTACCGCGGCCGCCGTCGTAACAGCGGTTCCGGTCGTCCTGTTGTTCGCACTGGTTCGAAAGTGGCTCGTCGAGGGCCTGTCGAACACCGGTGGAAAGGGGGTCTGA